In Oncorhynchus mykiss isolate Arlee chromosome 1, USDA_OmykA_1.1, whole genome shotgun sequence, the following proteins share a genomic window:
- the LOC118966784 gene encoding uncharacterized protein LOC118966784 isoform X3 — protein sequence MRWSRATSVMETTEEGKLNIVEHLTLMDFLQNLTEKQWRGIREGMFDPLTKQQLAGLCLRIVQFLSDKLMQIIIPGLYELLGIQDAASSPLSQRSLTASLTSLLDDKTNTKSRVRFTEAGVPKRPGSRKSYNSFRIPTPYPSSNCMEQEEEEEQESQLKFKEIYLTKGSLGSGSYLPKGAMRTLTSLSDVQKKTTNSETLQVLLGVSEDTLVTCVQDSLQGSLSKLACMSNSPSGSAGSMMLTPAVMAELAKDVKSALSVVVRSASASQTSLVTPVRGDSQTKLTESMVTELAVKLEKVDQESKSLTGQVMTTISDTMVAFVDENQQNLLEDLKDKITFLASHVGFIEDLDALIRKYESSYNISESGSSCTLTSKSIQKLSSREFQTSAIQAVSGVLDKKVSSLSFPSSVVQSELTGAVSGQTLSGIVKTESIHPVGSAASVVVKTFVSDMKSLAESEESPQQKSAWSAAVHIYHSIQNNLKDYFDKLQRCALKSIVTSDDNIKNAEFKETVPLPCLDMKYRPSKSEPQLPESTGAVTLQRGLSESSKLIWAKTESEESKLLLTTCTKEVISELLVLYNTEMSKEDALYTVGEKGSGFSIEREKFVEGVLAQLGDIAHSRASSPIVCEFPCQIEDSRSKATASLTSLLDCIRKLSSEEFKRNATQAVSEFLVKKSTSSLTSAKPAYSVASRSCSIQNQYTWSKDICADSAAFGIIETFVEDLQSSAQPAEVEEREPDLQENAQKLQSRIWSATTSLYNNIQRTLKDFIIHQRRSDMLSRMSTHIPTEDSGHLGTKEHICLASQDLRQASKSVPHLHSLNLEVALHRGVSESSKLLWTETDEALLTNSTKEVISTILTSCEDQASNAPCFSTVGKKISDMSLEVNMLVGGVLSQLKDISLSRSPTPCEDMFEHLQGSPERTSPVSLDCSTAASKGIASSHSLSTKSLQKLTSHEFQTKAEKGVSDVISRSFNIVEDATTDKYLQSVSTSTTSTDIIQAMVKDQQELTQTTQSSDMVSGTSLLTTGQVSEKRIWSVARNIYYSLQSKITEFLRKDLQRSDTTLGSIQIFTYQSSLASQRASLCHLEVNQSSVTPGGNDACVDIPHKLLPKTTELSGSMLEDIGTIRCRSADSQNTRNTSSSRSSISLTPTSKLRQSKWHFALPGTPIPTEFPAQIDFPIVRNTIIEDFFHTEDLLPVTFVDKVRQAAGVVVDIMVESVENTQENGQGASHLDDLRSAVRKLRKIISTWTIHIFSHELVDKVIALQDSHSTPQVLTLEAAKSASDSILSRLKWGNEQCAISKELSSQLLQIFAEETVKCFLRQWSDEYENINFDVSVQNDPKTSTCMVILQMITKATAKCYFESATSVATSDIVEGVFDLERDTISSTGEQVLTFNTKGSKNVSKNLCPQESLEYQPQNISPTVYFTETMTTSHGSFSPEGIYDIASSFPLEEKSRKPSLFTRLSRSITKGFLSTFKSSRKTKLFK from the exons ATGAGATG GAGCAGAGCAACCTCAGTGATGGAAACCACAGAAGAGGGAAAGCTCAACATTGTGGAACATCTGACACTTATGGACTTCCTTCAAAACCTAACTGAGAA GCAATGGAGGGGGATTCGTGAGGGCATGTTTGACCCG CTGACAAAACAACAGCTTGCCGGCTTGTGTCTGAGGATTGTCCAGTTTTTATCGGACAAGCTGATGCAGATCATCATCCCAGGTCTTTACGAACTACTGGGCATCCAAGATGCTGCCTCTTCTCCATTGTCACAGAGATCTCTCACAGCGTCACTCACCAGTCTGTTAGACGATAAGACTAACACCAAGTCCCGCGTGAGATTTACTGAGGCTGGTGTACCTAAGAGGCCAGGCAGTCGAAAGTCTTACAATAGCTTTCGCATCCCGACTCCCTACCCTTCCTCCAACTGTatggagcaggaagaggaagaagaacaggAATCACAACTTAAGTTCAAGGAGATTTACCTGACTAAGGGCAGTCTGGGCAGTGGAAGCTACCTGCCCAAGGGGGCCATGAG gactctaacctctctgtctgatgTGCAGAAGAAAACAACCAACTCTGAGACGCTACAAGTCCTCTTAGGTGTCTCAGAGGACACCCTCGTCACCTGTGTGCAGGACAGCCTGCAAGGTTCTCTCTCCAAACTTGCATGCATGTCCAATTCTCCATCTGGAAGTGCAGGCTCTATGATGCTAACCCCTGCTGTAATGGCAGAGTTGGCTAAAGATGTCAAGTCGGCCTTATCAGTGGTCGTTAGGAGTGCCTCCGCAAGTCAAACCTCTCTAGTGACACCGGTAAGGGGAGACTCACAGACCAAGTTGACTGAGAGCATGGTGACAGAGCTGGCTGTTAAACTTGAAAAAGTTGACCAAGAGAGCAAGAGTCTAACAGGGCAAGTCATGACCACCATCTCTGACACAATGGTGGCTTTTGTTGACGAGAACCAACAGAATTTGCTGGAAGATCTGAAGGACAAGATCACGTTTTTGGCATCGCATGTTGGCTTCATTGAGGATCTTGATGCCCTGATAAGGAAATACGAGAGCAGCTACAATATTAGTGAATCTGGTTCCTCCTGCACGCTCACATCTAAGAGCATCCAAAAACTCTCTAGCCGGGAGTTTCAAACATCAGCAATACAAGCAGTGAGTGGAGTTCTTGACAAAAAAGTCAGTAGTTTGAGCTTTCCTAGTTCAGTCGTTCAGTCTGAGTTAACAGGTGCTGTATCAGGTCAAACATTGTCTGGCATTGTAAAGACAGAGTCAATTCACCCAGTGGGCTCAGCAGCGTCAGTAGTTGTTAAGACTTTCGTGTCAGATATGAAGTCCTTGGCTGAATCTGAAGAGAGTCCCCAACAGAAGAGTGCCTGGTCTGCTGCTGTTCACATTTACCACAGCATCCAAAACAACTTGAAAGATTATTTCGACAAGCTTCAGCGATGTGCCTTAAAgagcattgtcacatctgatgATAACATCAAAAATGCTGAGTTCAAGGAGACAGTTCCACTTCCTTGCTTAGACATGAAATATAGGCCCAGTAAGAGTGAGCCTCAGTTGCCAGAGTCCACTGGTGCAGTTACTTTACAAAGAGGCCTAAGTGAGAGCTCAAAACTTATTTGGGCAAAAACTGAGTCAGAAGAAAGCAAGCTCCTTCTGACAACTTGCACCAAAGAAGTCATCTCAGAGCTTCTGGTCTTGTACAACACTGAGATGTCAAAGGAGGACGCCCTGTACACTGTTGGAGAAAAAGGATCAGGCTTctctattgagagagagaaatttgTAGAGGGTGTTCTGGCTCAGCTTGGGGATATTGCCCATTCCAGGGCCTCATCACCAATAGTATGTGAGTTCCCCTGTCAAATTGAGGACAGCAGAAGTAAGGCCACAGCTTCTTTGACCAGTCTGTTAGATTGTATTAGAAAACTCTCAAGTGAGGAATTTAAGAGAAATGCCACTCAAGCAGTGAGTGAGTTCCTAGTTAAAAAGTCCACCAGTAGCTTAACTAGTGCAAAGCCTGCTTATTCTGTAGCATCCAGGTCTTGTTCCATTCAAAACCAGTACACATGGTCAAAGGATATTTGTGCGGATTCTGCTGCCTTTGGCATCATTGAAACATTTGTGGAAGACCTGCAGAGCTCGGCGCAACCTGcagaagtagaggagagagaacctgaccTCCAGGAAAATGCACAAAAGCTTCAGAGCAGGATCTGGTCTGCTACCACTAGTTTATATAACAATATTCAGAGGACATTAAAGGACTTCATCATTCATCAGCGGAGGTCAGACATGCTGAGCAGAATGTCTACTCATATACCCACAGAGGACTCTGGACATCTTGGGACTAAGGAGCACATTTGTTTGGCAAGCCAGGACTTGAGGCAAGCTAGTAAGAGTGTGCCTCACTTGCACAGTTTGAACCTTGAAGTGGCTCTACACAGGGGTGTCAGCGAGAGTTCAAAACTTCTCTGGACTGAAACAGACGAGGCTCTACTGACCAATAGTACCAAAGAGGTCATTTCAACAATCTTGACCTCATGCGAGGATCAGGCATCAAATGCACCTTGCTTCTCGACAGTAGGAAAGAAAATATCTGATATGTCCCTTGAGGTCAACATGTTGgtaggtggtgttctgtctcaGCTGAAGGACATCTCCTTGTCAAGGTCCCCAACACCATGTGAAGACATGTTTGAACATCTCCAAGGTTCTCCTGAGCGAACCTCTCCAGTAAGTCTAGATTGCAGCACGGCTGCCTCCAAAGGCATTGCATCTTCCCACAGTCTTTCAACAAAGAGCCTCCAAAAACTCACTAGTCATGAGTTCCAAACCAAAGCTGAGAAAGGAGTGAGTGATGTCATCTCTAGATCATTTAACATTGTGGAGGACGCTACAACAGATAAGTACCTCCAGTCTGTATCTACATCCACCacatctactgatattatacaagcCATGGTGAAAGACCAGCAGGAGCTCACCCAGACCACCCAATCATCTGACATGGTATCTGGAACCTCCCTGCTCACCACTGGACAGGTTTCTGAGAAAAGAATCTGGTCTGTTGCTCGTAACatctactacagtctgcaaagtaAGATTACGGAGTTTCTCAGAAAAGATCTTCAAAGATCAGACACAACACTTGGTTCAATCCAAATATTTACATATCAAAGCAGTCTTGCTTCACAAAGAGCAAGTCTCTGCCATCTTGAGGTCAACCAGAGCAGTGTTACACCTGGTGGAAACGATGCCTGTGTGGACATTCCGCACAAATTACTACCTAAAACCACTGAGCTCTCAGGATCCATGCTGGAGGATATTGGCACGATCCGTTGTAGGAGTGCTGACAGCCAAAATACAAGAAATACCTCTTCTTCACGCTCTTCTATCTCTCTAACACCTACTTCAAAATTAAGGCAGTCGAAATGGCACTTTGCTTTACCCGGGACTCCCATCCCCACTGAGTTTCCTGCTCAGattgactttcccattgttagaaacacaatcattgagGACTTCTTTCACACAGAGGACTTACTTCCTGTAACCTTTGTGGACAAAGTCAGGCAAGCTGCTGGGGTGGTAGTGGACATTATGGTGGAAAGTGTTGAGAACACACAGGAAAATGGACAGGGTGCTTCACATCTTGACGACCTCCGATCTGCTGttaggaaattgagaaaaatcaTTTCCACTTGGACCATCCACATTTTCAGCCATGAATTGGTGGATAAAGTGATAGCCCTTCAGGACAGCCACAGCACTCCACAGGTCTTAACATTGGAAGCAGCCAAAAGTGCTTCAGACTCCATTCTTTCAAGGCTGAAATGGGGAAATGAACAATGTGCCATATCCAAGGAGCTCTCCTCTCAGCTTCTCCAGATATTTGCTGAAGAGACAGTGAAGTGCTTCCTgagacagtggtcagatgagtatGAAAACATAAACTTTGATGTTTCAGTCCAGAACGATCCAAAGACTTCTACTTGCATGGTCATTCTTCAAATGATCACCAAAGCCACTGCTAAATGTTATTTTGAGTCCGCTACCAGCGTGGCCACCAGTGACATTGTAGAAGGCGTGTTTGATTTGGAAAGGGATACCATCAGCAGTACTGGAGAGCAGGTCCTCACCTTTAACACAAAG GGTTCCAAGAATGTTAGTAAGAACCTCTGTCCTCAAGAGTCTCTGgagtaccagcctcagaacatttccCCTACTGTGTACTTTACAG AGACGATGACAACATCTCATGGCTCCTTTTCTCCAGAGGGAATTTATGATATCGCATCGTCCTTCCCACTTGAAGAGAAGAGTCGCAAACCCTCCCTTTTCACCAGATTGTCTAGATCCATCACGAAAGGCTTTCTCAGCACATTCAAATCTTCAAGGAAAACcaaattatttaaataa
- the LOC118966784 gene encoding uncharacterized protein LOC118966784 isoform X4, whose amino-acid sequence MFNLVHKLLKDALCNILKHFFCFWNTADKTTACRLVSEDCPVFIGQADADHHPRTLTSLSDVQKKTTNSETLQVLLGVSEDTLVTCVQDSLQGSLSKLACMSNSPSGSAGSMMLTPAVMAELAKDVKSALSVVVRSASASQTSLVTPVRGDSQTKLTESMVTELAVKLEKVDQESKSLTGQVMTTISDTMVAFVDENQQNLLEDLKDKITFLASHVGFIEDLDALIRKYESSYNISESGSSCTLTSKSIQKLSSREFQTSAIQAVSGVLDKKVSSLSFPSSVVQSELTGAVSGQTLSGIVKTESIHPVGSAASVVVKTFVSDMKSLAESEESPQQKSAWSAAVHIYHSIQNNLKDYFDKLQRCALKSIVTSDDNIKNAEFKETVPLPCLDMKYRPSKSEPQLPESTGAVTLQRGLSESSKLIWAKTESEESKLLLTTCTKEVISELLVLYNTEMSKEDALYTVGEKGSGFSIEREKFVEGVLAQLGDIAHSRASSPIVCEFPCQIEDSRSKATASLTSLLDCIRKLSSEEFKRNATQAVSEFLVKKSTSSLTSAKPAYSVASRSCSIQNQYTWSKDICADSAAFGIIETFVEDLQSSAQPAEVEEREPDLQENAQKLQSRIWSATTSLYNNIQRTLKDFIIHQRRSDMLSRMSTHIPTEDSGHLGTKEHICLASQDLRQASKSVPHLHSLNLEVALHRGVSESSKLLWTETDEALLTNSTKEVISTILTSCEDQASNAPCFSTVGKKISDMSLEVNMLVGGVLSQLKDISLSRSPTPCEDMFEHLQGSPERTSPVSLDCSTAASKGIASSHSLSTKSLQKLTSHEFQTKAEKGVSDVISRSFNIVEDATTDKYLQSVSTSTTSTDIIQAMVKDQQELTQTTQSSDMVSGTSLLTTGQVSEKRIWSVARNIYYSLQSKITEFLRKDLQRSDTTLGSIQIFTYQSSLASQRASLCHLEVNQSSVTPGGNDACVDIPHKLLPKTTELSGSMLEDIGTIRCRSADSQNTRNTSSSRSSISLTPTSKLRQSKWHFALPGTPIPTEFPAQIDFPIVRNTIIEDFFHTEDLLPVTFVDKVRQAAGVVVDIMVESVENTQENGQGASHLDDLRSAVRKLRKIISTWTIHIFSHELVDKVIALQDSHSTPQVLTLEAAKSASDSILSRLKWGNEQCAISKELSSQLLQIFAEETVKCFLRQWSDEYENINFDVSVQNDPKTSTCMVILQMITKATAKCYFESATSVATSDIVEGVFDLERDTISSTGEQVLTFNTKGSKNVSKNLCPQESLEYQPQNISPTVYFTETMTTSHGSFSPEGIYDIASSFPLEEKSRKPSLFTRLSRSITKGFLSTFKSSRKTKLFK is encoded by the exons ATGTTTAACCTTGTTCATAAGCTTTTGAAAGACGCACtatgcaacattttaaaacacttctTCTGTTTCTGGAATACAGCTGACAAAACAACAGCTTGCCGGCTTGTGTCTGAGGATTGTCCAGTTTTTATCGGACAAGCTGATGCAGATCATCATCCCAG gactctaacctctctgtctgatgTGCAGAAGAAAACAACCAACTCTGAGACGCTACAAGTCCTCTTAGGTGTCTCAGAGGACACCCTCGTCACCTGTGTGCAGGACAGCCTGCAAGGTTCTCTCTCCAAACTTGCATGCATGTCCAATTCTCCATCTGGAAGTGCAGGCTCTATGATGCTAACCCCTGCTGTAATGGCAGAGTTGGCTAAAGATGTCAAGTCGGCCTTATCAGTGGTCGTTAGGAGTGCCTCCGCAAGTCAAACCTCTCTAGTGACACCGGTAAGGGGAGACTCACAGACCAAGTTGACTGAGAGCATGGTGACAGAGCTGGCTGTTAAACTTGAAAAAGTTGACCAAGAGAGCAAGAGTCTAACAGGGCAAGTCATGACCACCATCTCTGACACAATGGTGGCTTTTGTTGACGAGAACCAACAGAATTTGCTGGAAGATCTGAAGGACAAGATCACGTTTTTGGCATCGCATGTTGGCTTCATTGAGGATCTTGATGCCCTGATAAGGAAATACGAGAGCAGCTACAATATTAGTGAATCTGGTTCCTCCTGCACGCTCACATCTAAGAGCATCCAAAAACTCTCTAGCCGGGAGTTTCAAACATCAGCAATACAAGCAGTGAGTGGAGTTCTTGACAAAAAAGTCAGTAGTTTGAGCTTTCCTAGTTCAGTCGTTCAGTCTGAGTTAACAGGTGCTGTATCAGGTCAAACATTGTCTGGCATTGTAAAGACAGAGTCAATTCACCCAGTGGGCTCAGCAGCGTCAGTAGTTGTTAAGACTTTCGTGTCAGATATGAAGTCCTTGGCTGAATCTGAAGAGAGTCCCCAACAGAAGAGTGCCTGGTCTGCTGCTGTTCACATTTACCACAGCATCCAAAACAACTTGAAAGATTATTTCGACAAGCTTCAGCGATGTGCCTTAAAgagcattgtcacatctgatgATAACATCAAAAATGCTGAGTTCAAGGAGACAGTTCCACTTCCTTGCTTAGACATGAAATATAGGCCCAGTAAGAGTGAGCCTCAGTTGCCAGAGTCCACTGGTGCAGTTACTTTACAAAGAGGCCTAAGTGAGAGCTCAAAACTTATTTGGGCAAAAACTGAGTCAGAAGAAAGCAAGCTCCTTCTGACAACTTGCACCAAAGAAGTCATCTCAGAGCTTCTGGTCTTGTACAACACTGAGATGTCAAAGGAGGACGCCCTGTACACTGTTGGAGAAAAAGGATCAGGCTTctctattgagagagagaaatttgTAGAGGGTGTTCTGGCTCAGCTTGGGGATATTGCCCATTCCAGGGCCTCATCACCAATAGTATGTGAGTTCCCCTGTCAAATTGAGGACAGCAGAAGTAAGGCCACAGCTTCTTTGACCAGTCTGTTAGATTGTATTAGAAAACTCTCAAGTGAGGAATTTAAGAGAAATGCCACTCAAGCAGTGAGTGAGTTCCTAGTTAAAAAGTCCACCAGTAGCTTAACTAGTGCAAAGCCTGCTTATTCTGTAGCATCCAGGTCTTGTTCCATTCAAAACCAGTACACATGGTCAAAGGATATTTGTGCGGATTCTGCTGCCTTTGGCATCATTGAAACATTTGTGGAAGACCTGCAGAGCTCGGCGCAACCTGcagaagtagaggagagagaacctgaccTCCAGGAAAATGCACAAAAGCTTCAGAGCAGGATCTGGTCTGCTACCACTAGTTTATATAACAATATTCAGAGGACATTAAAGGACTTCATCATTCATCAGCGGAGGTCAGACATGCTGAGCAGAATGTCTACTCATATACCCACAGAGGACTCTGGACATCTTGGGACTAAGGAGCACATTTGTTTGGCAAGCCAGGACTTGAGGCAAGCTAGTAAGAGTGTGCCTCACTTGCACAGTTTGAACCTTGAAGTGGCTCTACACAGGGGTGTCAGCGAGAGTTCAAAACTTCTCTGGACTGAAACAGACGAGGCTCTACTGACCAATAGTACCAAAGAGGTCATTTCAACAATCTTGACCTCATGCGAGGATCAGGCATCAAATGCACCTTGCTTCTCGACAGTAGGAAAGAAAATATCTGATATGTCCCTTGAGGTCAACATGTTGgtaggtggtgttctgtctcaGCTGAAGGACATCTCCTTGTCAAGGTCCCCAACACCATGTGAAGACATGTTTGAACATCTCCAAGGTTCTCCTGAGCGAACCTCTCCAGTAAGTCTAGATTGCAGCACGGCTGCCTCCAAAGGCATTGCATCTTCCCACAGTCTTTCAACAAAGAGCCTCCAAAAACTCACTAGTCATGAGTTCCAAACCAAAGCTGAGAAAGGAGTGAGTGATGTCATCTCTAGATCATTTAACATTGTGGAGGACGCTACAACAGATAAGTACCTCCAGTCTGTATCTACATCCACCacatctactgatattatacaagcCATGGTGAAAGACCAGCAGGAGCTCACCCAGACCACCCAATCATCTGACATGGTATCTGGAACCTCCCTGCTCACCACTGGACAGGTTTCTGAGAAAAGAATCTGGTCTGTTGCTCGTAACatctactacagtctgcaaagtaAGATTACGGAGTTTCTCAGAAAAGATCTTCAAAGATCAGACACAACACTTGGTTCAATCCAAATATTTACATATCAAAGCAGTCTTGCTTCACAAAGAGCAAGTCTCTGCCATCTTGAGGTCAACCAGAGCAGTGTTACACCTGGTGGAAACGATGCCTGTGTGGACATTCCGCACAAATTACTACCTAAAACCACTGAGCTCTCAGGATCCATGCTGGAGGATATTGGCACGATCCGTTGTAGGAGTGCTGACAGCCAAAATACAAGAAATACCTCTTCTTCACGCTCTTCTATCTCTCTAACACCTACTTCAAAATTAAGGCAGTCGAAATGGCACTTTGCTTTACCCGGGACTCCCATCCCCACTGAGTTTCCTGCTCAGattgactttcccattgttagaaacacaatcattgagGACTTCTTTCACACAGAGGACTTACTTCCTGTAACCTTTGTGGACAAAGTCAGGCAAGCTGCTGGGGTGGTAGTGGACATTATGGTGGAAAGTGTTGAGAACACACAGGAAAATGGACAGGGTGCTTCACATCTTGACGACCTCCGATCTGCTGttaggaaattgagaaaaatcaTTTCCACTTGGACCATCCACATTTTCAGCCATGAATTGGTGGATAAAGTGATAGCCCTTCAGGACAGCCACAGCACTCCACAGGTCTTAACATTGGAAGCAGCCAAAAGTGCTTCAGACTCCATTCTTTCAAGGCTGAAATGGGGAAATGAACAATGTGCCATATCCAAGGAGCTCTCCTCTCAGCTTCTCCAGATATTTGCTGAAGAGACAGTGAAGTGCTTCCTgagacagtggtcagatgagtatGAAAACATAAACTTTGATGTTTCAGTCCAGAACGATCCAAAGACTTCTACTTGCATGGTCATTCTTCAAATGATCACCAAAGCCACTGCTAAATGTTATTTTGAGTCCGCTACCAGCGTGGCCACCAGTGACATTGTAGAAGGCGTGTTTGATTTGGAAAGGGATACCATCAGCAGTACTGGAGAGCAGGTCCTCACCTTTAACACAAAG GGTTCCAAGAATGTTAGTAAGAACCTCTGTCCTCAAGAGTCTCTGgagtaccagcctcagaacatttccCCTACTGTGTACTTTACAG AGACGATGACAACATCTCATGGCTCCTTTTCTCCAGAGGGAATTTATGATATCGCATCGTCCTTCCCACTTGAAGAGAAGAGTCGCAAACCCTCCCTTTTCACCAGATTGTCTAGATCCATCACGAAAGGCTTTCTCAGCACATTCAAATCTTCAAGGAAAACcaaattatttaaataa